A window of the Fusarium fujikuroi IMI 58289 draft genome, chromosome FFUJ_chr09 genome harbors these coding sequences:
- a CDS encoding related to acid proteinase, which produces MRSLHFIFVLLTSTICLSFAAVAGNQVAQAHWDISTSLNGFSFERARAISAKIIDRTGVRMSRLKSLKNKTNSHPRSALSHLTRTHIAAAGKGTVLHQNISAVGSFSTAYAIQCAWDDTPVWLIFDTGSSDTWAAKTGFTCEDASGDVRKTQSPCSFGQPHIENFIHGISEVYFHRRYGSGEDVSGPMGVSDIACGGILVPKQQVGLASRAYWRGDNTTVGILGLAYPSLTSAYLGDPNDTSDESEWNNYPYSPWFTTAISKGVVDPVFSVSIERNTSDGILAWGGLPPMPWGPKSFAATDLIIAKLVEREKTGWEPSFYTIIPDGLQWGSTTDTAKYPYIVDTGTTMMHIPPPLAEAIAKAFQPPATWMFEWSAYFVDCDAIPPHFAVIIKGVRFWINPADLIYQDFTEPVTGKCAIAISTGGSGPYILGDLFLQNVVAVFDVGGAEMRFYSK; this is translated from the exons ATGAGATCACTTCACTTCATCTTCGTTCTCCTCACCAGCACCATATGTCTTTCTTTTGCTGCCGTGGCAGGCAATCAAGTTGCTCAGGCACACTGGGATATTTCAACTTCACTCAACGGCTTCTCCTTCgaaagagccagagccaTCTCCGCCAAAATTATTGATCGCACCGGTGTTCGCATGTCGAGactcaagagcctcaagaacaagactaACTCCCATCCGAGATCTGCTCTCTCCCATCTGACACGAACCCATATCGCAGCAGCCGGAAAGGGTACCGTCCTTCACCAAAACATTTCTGCTGTCGGGAGCTTCTCCACTGCGTATGCTATCCAGTGTGCCTGGGATGACACTCCGGTTTGGCTCATCTTCGACACCGGAAGCTCTGATACATGGGCTGCCAAGACTGGATTCACCTGTGAGGATGCATCGGGCGACGTGAGGAAAACCCAATCTCCATGCAGTTTCGGTCAACCTCATATCGAGAACTTTATTCATGGCATCTCTGAAGTCTACTTCCATCGCCGTTATGGTTCTGGAGAGGATGTATCAGGCCCCATGGGAGTCTCTGATATCGCTTGTGGTGGGATTTTGGTCCCCAAACAGCAAGTCGGCTTGGCCAGCAGAGCCTATTGGCGTGGCGACAACACCACTGTTGGTATTCTAGGCCTTGCCTATCCATCTCTAACAAGCGCCTATCTCGGTGACCCCAACGACACATCAGATGAATCTGAATGGAACAATTACCCTTACTCGCCTTGGTTTACTACAGCAATCTCAAAGGGCGTTGTCGATCCTGTCTTCAGCGTTTCTATCGAAAGAAACACCAGTGATGGCATCTTGGCTTGGGGCGGCCTTCCTCCTATGCCATGGGGACCCAAGTCGTTTGCAGCAACAGATCTCATCATT GCCAAACTCGTTGAGCGTGAGAAGACTGGCTGGGAACCGTCTTTCTACACCATCATTCCGGATGGCTTACAATGGGGAAGCACAACAGACACCGCAAAATACCCCTACATCGTCGACACGGGGACTACAATGATGCATATCCCTCCTC CATTGGCTGAAGCCATTGCCAAAGCTTTCCAGCCCCCAGCCACGTGGATGTTTGAATGGAGTGCCTACTTTGTCGATTGCGATGCCATCCCTCCCCATTTTGCGGTCATCATCAAAGGGGTTCGGTTCTGGATCAACCCAGCTGATTTGATCTATCAGGATTTCACCGAGCCGGTGACTGGGAAATGTGCAATCGCAATTTCGACAGGAGGATCTGGGCCATATATTCTGGGGGATCTGTTCTTGCAGAACGTTGTGGCTGTCTTTGATGTGGGTGGCGCAGAGATGCGTTTCTACTCCAAATAG